In Zobellia roscoffensis, the following are encoded in one genomic region:
- a CDS encoding gliding motility-associated C-terminal domain-containing protein yields the protein MKKHLYIAALILATGVQAQEALYNTGNLRIHEGGVMGLHTNLVNDGSFDENLGLVGFYGDNLRTISGSLPATLYDVEFVTGGGTVLQNALNVLNNANFVSGDIITDRVQPNITLNFLTDAFPNGQNDISKVDGYVSVNNQQNFIFPVGDFQYLRPLILNSEGVNAVARCAYYIEDPNSPSILPGAFNTNNKDVEIGDISTVEFWHLEGSVSSAIQLSWNERSNMGLLTNDVNEIVIVGYSKTSNRWESLGGPAPAGNLNQGVVASGSFVPDDYEVLTFAAMGEPRDYLDLENYFVSPNGDGINDFLEIPELALSPNNFMQIYNREGLKVFEKANYTNEFNGLSTQNNFVVTRGDGLPSGVYFYIVTLDDLDLEFQGFLYLAND from the coding sequence ATGAAGAAACATCTTTACATAGCAGCTCTTATTTTGGCAACGGGCGTACAAGCACAAGAGGCGTTGTACAATACCGGCAACCTGCGTATTCACGAAGGTGGTGTTATGGGCCTCCATACCAATTTGGTAAATGATGGTAGTTTTGATGAGAATCTAGGCTTGGTCGGTTTTTATGGAGACAACCTCCGTACCATTAGCGGTAGCTTACCCGCTACTTTGTATGATGTGGAATTCGTAACGGGTGGAGGTACGGTTTTACAGAACGCATTAAACGTATTGAACAATGCCAATTTCGTTAGCGGAGATATCATTACAGACCGCGTACAACCTAACATTACCCTTAATTTTTTAACAGATGCCTTCCCTAATGGCCAGAATGATATTAGTAAGGTAGATGGGTATGTAAGCGTAAATAATCAGCAAAACTTTATTTTCCCAGTAGGAGATTTTCAGTATTTACGTCCCTTAATACTAAACTCGGAAGGCGTTAATGCCGTAGCAAGATGTGCCTACTATATAGAAGACCCAAATAGTCCAAGTATACTTCCGGGTGCGTTCAACACCAATAATAAAGACGTAGAAATTGGCGACATTAGTACCGTAGAGTTTTGGCATTTAGAAGGTTCCGTATCTTCTGCAATTCAACTCTCTTGGAACGAACGTAGTAATATGGGTCTTTTGACCAATGATGTTAACGAAATTGTTATAGTAGGTTATAGCAAAACCTCAAACCGATGGGAAAGCCTTGGTGGACCTGCTCCTGCTGGAAATCTGAATCAAGGTGTGGTAGCTTCTGGTTCTTTTGTTCCAGATGACTATGAGGTACTCACTTTTGCTGCAATGGGCGAACCTAGAGATTATCTGGACCTAGAAAATTATTTTGTTTCCCCTAACGGAGATGGTATAAATGACTTTCTTGAAATCCCGGAATTGGCACTTTCACCAAATAACTTCATGCAAATTTATAACCGAGAGGGACTCAAAGTATTCGAAAAAGCAAATTACACCAATGAGTTCAACGGACTTTCAACACAAAATAACTTTGTTGTAACAAGAGGCGATGGACTTCCATCGGGCGTATATTTTTACATTGTTACACTAGACGACTTAGACCTTGAATTTCAAGGGTTTTTATATTTGGCGAACGATTAA
- a CDS encoding beta strand repeat-containing protein, protein MQKRISIPLFFIGFFLISFAQAQVKIGDNPQVIDPASILELESSDKVLVITRVDSLQMTTIVPNRGALVYNTTADCVYYFDGTAWISMCDGVGGGALTATPIVNSESTIVITPTEGGNNFEIAPNSITSDQILNGGINGVDIQNGSIGRGKLAPNAVDKARIAQNAVGPYAIDRDSLPLSFFNNDAGFITGANVVSGDADNSITISTTDGGAFFDATSLEDNIAANAADIAASDNSNINELQDINFDPVSNQLSLTGRPGFVTIPRADGSDTNITAGNNVSITGTGTATNAYVINADDEVDGSVTNELITGVLLNAANELVITEAGTNTTVDLSSLAGGTGTADGVISNVVYNAADNNLTFTGTDGGFNGTINLDDLDGGGTGTNQNAAQVPVAATAVNYTAATADVEAHLAGIDAALAGGSTDNQTAAEVPFTATGNTVSTNVQDALVEIQTEVDGISAGGEVNTSSSQGVGGVAIALPKAGVNLPFKSINAADTGFLSVTDDTANNEVDIAIKPAVALATPADQMLITDKDTDLVTWVPVPDGATVVVDTDAEDGLSDYDASNGYDINVDDATIEIHTDDNLRIKPAEPLATPADQMLITNSTTNEVEWAPFAPHTGEPNSLFFADASGKPIDTYATTTDRDNGALFWDPTKRISSGALFIGLKKGAGADPDSPVGDNAKVVIAERVSGATNFAYPLQIQNENGLNSGGAGAGILFAVDRGGSHGKGALAYERLGAWGVGDFHFLQNTAATTDIPTLADKAFTVKNNGDIVLYNGIEIAGDRGDANQVLTSNGTGAVSWEDAGELSITDADTDDALVVQTDGKGYNIGVDDTTIEIITDALQVKDESIDSDKIKNSSIALVDLSPMGATANGEILKWDQDNLTWTIGTDNGGSTTYTGGAGLTLTGTSFTVDNLQGEVTGPTSATVIADDVIGTDELAIDAVIEENIIANAVTSAKIAPNTIALDDLSPMGATTTGQILKWNQATTQWTIGTDNGGSTTYTGGAGLTLTGTSFAVDNLAGEVTGPTSATIIATNAITADKIATGAVNTDEIAAGAVVTNSIANDNVTPDKISQGTDGQILTTNGTAVAWADAKNIAESDLTQTADRTYDLDGNKLNFTGSGSVGIGIFGGTEPVQSTDKLDVNGQTRSRGGFAASPGSANLPSYGFYTNGDNGTGMFRAANLQLGFSTDGNEALRIDALQNVGIGTTNPSEKLHVAGNILADGNLITSGDVIYDGALVDNIPDYVFQKYFLGNSELKDTYNFTNLVEVEAFIKENHHLPGVTSAVEAKEKGQWNLSASNLQNLEKIEELFLHTIEQEKEIKKLKAEKEAMTNELKSMKNDIEEIKALLNQ, encoded by the coding sequence ATGCAAAAGCGCATCTCGATACCGTTATTTTTTATCGGTTTTTTCCTCATCAGTTTTGCTCAAGCACAAGTAAAAATAGGTGACAACCCCCAGGTCATTGATCCTGCCTCTATTCTAGAACTAGAAAGTTCAGATAAGGTATTGGTCATTACTAGGGTAGATTCATTACAAATGACCACTATTGTACCCAACCGTGGTGCCTTGGTCTATAACACTACCGCCGATTGTGTGTACTATTTTGATGGCACTGCATGGATCAGTATGTGCGATGGTGTTGGCGGTGGCGCTCTCACGGCTACCCCTATTGTAAATTCTGAAAGTACCATTGTAATTACGCCAACAGAAGGCGGCAACAATTTTGAGATAGCCCCTAATAGTATTACCAGTGACCAAATTTTGAATGGTGGTATTAACGGAGTGGACATACAAAATGGATCTATTGGTAGAGGAAAATTAGCGCCTAATGCCGTAGATAAAGCTAGAATTGCTCAAAATGCAGTTGGCCCGTATGCCATTGACCGCGATAGTCTTCCTTTAAGTTTTTTTAATAATGATGCCGGTTTCATTACCGGTGCCAATGTGGTTAGTGGTGATGCAGATAATTCTATTACCATTTCTACTACCGATGGAGGTGCTTTCTTTGATGCCACTTCTTTAGAAGATAATATTGCAGCAAATGCAGCTGATATAGCGGCTAGCGATAATAGTAATATTAACGAATTACAGGATATTAATTTTGACCCAGTATCCAATCAACTCTCATTAACTGGCCGTCCAGGTTTTGTTACTATCCCCAGAGCAGATGGGTCAGATACAAATATTACTGCAGGAAACAATGTTTCTATCACAGGAACGGGTACAGCCACTAATGCCTATGTTATTAATGCGGATGATGAAGTTGATGGTAGTGTTACGAATGAACTTATAACTGGCGTTCTTTTGAATGCCGCTAACGAATTGGTTATTACAGAAGCAGGAACCAATACTACGGTAGACTTAAGTTCTTTGGCCGGTGGTACTGGAACCGCTGATGGTGTTATCTCAAATGTAGTATATAACGCAGCTGACAATAACCTTACTTTTACAGGTACTGACGGAGGCTTTAACGGTACAATCAATCTGGATGATTTAGATGGTGGTGGTACAGGAACTAACCAAAATGCAGCACAAGTACCCGTTGCAGCAACAGCTGTAAACTATACCGCTGCAACTGCAGATGTAGAAGCGCATTTAGCAGGGATAGATGCTGCCTTGGCAGGTGGTAGTACAGACAACCAAACAGCTGCAGAAGTCCCCTTCACAGCAACAGGAAATACGGTTAGTACCAATGTTCAAGATGCCTTGGTTGAGATTCAAACTGAAGTAGATGGCATTAGTGCCGGTGGTGAAGTAAACACTTCTTCTAGCCAAGGTGTAGGAGGTGTAGCTATTGCTCTACCTAAAGCTGGAGTAAATTTACCTTTCAAAAGTATAAATGCTGCTGATACAGGTTTTCTATCCGTAACGGATGACACGGCAAATAATGAAGTTGACATAGCTATTAAACCGGCTGTTGCATTAGCTACTCCTGCTGATCAAATGTTGATTACTGATAAAGATACTGATTTAGTAACTTGGGTTCCTGTTCCTGATGGAGCTACAGTTGTTGTAGATACTGATGCGGAAGACGGACTTTCCGATTACGACGCTAGTAACGGTTACGACATAAATGTAGATGATGCTACCATTGAAATTCACACGGACGACAATTTAAGAATCAAACCTGCAGAACCTTTAGCTACACCTGCAGACCAAATGCTAATTACCAACAGTACTACTAATGAAGTTGAGTGGGCTCCTTTTGCCCCACACACCGGGGAACCAAATTCACTGTTTTTCGCGGATGCAAGTGGAAAACCAATTGATACCTATGCCACTACGACTGATAGAGACAATGGCGCTCTGTTTTGGGATCCTACAAAAAGAATAAGTTCAGGTGCTTTATTTATCGGCCTAAAAAAAGGAGCCGGTGCTGACCCTGATAGCCCAGTAGGAGACAATGCCAAGGTAGTAATTGCTGAACGTGTTTCTGGTGCTACTAATTTTGCCTACCCTCTTCAGATTCAAAATGAAAATGGGTTGAATTCTGGTGGAGCCGGTGCTGGAATATTATTTGCCGTTGATCGTGGCGGCTCACATGGTAAAGGGGCTTTAGCCTACGAAAGACTAGGAGCATGGGGTGTAGGCGATTTTCATTTTCTACAAAATACTGCAGCCACTACTGATATCCCTACCCTAGCGGACAAAGCTTTCACCGTAAAAAACAATGGAGACATCGTCCTTTACAACGGTATTGAAATTGCCGGAGATCGCGGAGATGCCAATCAGGTATTGACCTCTAATGGAACTGGAGCCGTTTCTTGGGAAGATGCAGGTGAACTTTCCATTACGGATGCTGATACAGATGACGCTTTGGTAGTCCAGACTGATGGTAAGGGTTATAATATTGGTGTTGATGATACTACGATTGAAATTATTACAGATGCTTTACAAGTTAAAGACGAAAGTATAGACTCTGATAAAATTAAAAATAGTAGCATTGCTCTAGTTGACCTTAGCCCAATGGGAGCAACGGCCAATGGAGAAATATTAAAATGGGACCAAGATAATTTAACGTGGACCATAGGAACTGATAATGGTGGATCTACAACTTATACAGGAGGAGCTGGTCTTACACTTACAGGAACTAGCTTTACAGTTGACAATTTACAAGGAGAAGTAACTGGACCAACTTCTGCTACTGTTATTGCTGATGATGTAATTGGAACCGATGAATTAGCCATAGATGCTGTTATCGAAGAAAACATAATTGCAAATGCTGTTACATCAGCTAAAATAGCACCTAATACAATTGCCTTAGATGACCTTAGTCCAATGGGTGCAACTACAACCGGTCAAATCCTAAAGTGGAATCAGGCTACAACACAATGGACCATAGGAACTGATAATGGTGGATCTACAACTTATACAGGAGGAGCTGGTCTTACACTTACAGGAACTAGCTTTGCAGTTGACAATTTAGCAGGAGAAGTAACTGGACCAACTTCTGCTACCATAATAGCTACCAATGCTATTACAGCAGATAAAATAGCTACGGGAGCGGTAAATACAGATGAGATTGCAGCAGGAGCTGTGGTTACCAATAGTATTGCCAACGACAATGTTACTCCTGATAAAATTTCACAAGGAACAGACGGTCAAATATTAACAACAAATGGCACTGCTGTTGCTTGGGCTGATGCCAAAAATATTGCAGAATCGGACTTAACTCAAACTGCAGATCGAACGTACGATTTAGATGGTAATAAACTAAATTTTACAGGATCTGGCAGCGTTGGGATTGGGATATTCGGAGGAACTGAACCTGTCCAATCAACTGATAAATTAGATGTAAACGGTCAAACGAGATCAAGAGGTGGCTTCGCAGCTAGTCCTGGTTCTGCTAACCTACCTAGTTACGGGTTCTATACTAATGGGGATAATGGAACGGGGATGTTCAGAGCGGCCAATCTTCAACTCGGTTTTTCGACTGATGGTAATGAAGCTTTAAGAATTGACGCATTACAAAATGTAGGTATTGGAACTACTAACCCTTCTGAAAAACTTCATGTAGCTGGTAATATTCTTGCAGATGGTAATTTAATTACTTCTGGAGATGTAATCTATGACGGAGCATTGGTTGATAATATCCCCGATTACGTTTTCCAAAAGTACTTCTTAGGTAACTCAGAATTAAAAGACACCTACAACTTTACAAACCTTGTAGAAGTAGAAGCTTTTATAAAAGAAAATCATCACCTACCAGGTGTTACCTCTGCCGTGGAAGCGAAAGAAAAGGGACAATGGAACCTGAGTGCTTCTAACTTGCAAAACCTAGAAAAAATAGAAGAACTTTTCCTTCACACCATAGAACAGGAAAAGGAAATCAAAAAACTAAAAGCGGAAAAAGAAGCCATGACCAACGAGTTAAAGTCCATGAAAAATGATATAGAAGAAATTAAAGCACTTCTAAACCAATAA
- a CDS encoding carboxypeptidase-like regulatory domain-containing protein gives MKRNKLLYLFFFLPLASLCAQNFLSTEIEGRVYSEDGDVAATHVLNTTTKKATITDIDGFFNITVKLNDTLVFSAVQYKRKEVVISLSILESKLLMVPLEEALTELDEVIVMPYSLSGNIASDLNTLKTEAVVTASTLGLPNAYVKPISKAEREFQAATANPYMSFDPLINMITGRKKMLKARVKRNNTYARTERVREFYADSLFTSELKIPLDKIDEFMYFCEVDATFQEVVDTHDHLKIWAFMERKSAVYRKNNTLD, from the coding sequence ATGAAGAGAAATAAACTTCTTTATCTATTTTTTTTCCTACCTCTGGCATCATTGTGTGCCCAGAATTTTTTATCGACAGAAATTGAAGGTCGTGTTTATAGTGAAGATGGAGATGTTGCCGCCACTCATGTGTTAAATACCACTACAAAAAAGGCTACGATTACAGATATTGATGGGTTTTTTAATATTACCGTAAAGCTGAATGATACTTTGGTGTTTTCCGCCGTTCAGTATAAGCGCAAAGAGGTTGTAATTTCTTTAAGTATTCTTGAAAGCAAGCTTTTAATGGTTCCTTTAGAAGAAGCTTTGACGGAGCTGGATGAAGTTATAGTAATGCCGTATAGCCTTTCGGGTAACATAGCAAGTGATTTAAACACCTTAAAAACCGAAGCCGTTGTTACGGCTTCAACTTTAGGGTTGCCAAATGCATATGTCAAGCCCATAAGTAAAGCCGAACGCGAATTTCAGGCTGCAACGGCAAACCCGTATATGAGCTTTGATCCTTTGATCAATATGATTACAGGACGAAAAAAAATGTTGAAAGCTCGCGTAAAACGGAATAATACGTACGCTAGAACGGAGCGGGTCCGTGAGTTCTATGCGGATTCTCTTTTTACATCCGAGCTAAAAATTCCCTTGGACAAAATTGATGAGTTTATGTATTTCTGTGAGGTAGATGCTACTTTTCAGGAGGTTGTAGATACCCATGACCATTTAAAAATTTGGGCGTTCATGGAGCGGAAAAGTGCGGTCTACAGAAAAAACAACACCTTAGATTGA
- a CDS encoding DUF6702 family protein: MKSFKKFLVVLVLPLMAFSAAHKFYVSVTNVNYSEKDKALQITSRVFIDDLDKLLLERYDIKAKLNTDNESPLADEYLEKYLRSKFVVEVNGSTASYSYIGRKYDADVLIFYVEVPNIELSTLKSIQIENEILTDLFEDQQNIVHLKFGNDKKSFVLVKSRTKGMLKL; this comes from the coding sequence ATGAAGTCTTTTAAAAAGTTCTTGGTAGTATTGGTACTTCCTTTAATGGCATTCTCCGCCGCACACAAGTTTTACGTTAGCGTAACGAACGTTAATTATTCGGAAAAGGACAAGGCATTGCAGATTACCTCCCGTGTTTTTATAGATGATTTGGATAAATTGTTGTTAGAGCGGTATGATATAAAAGCGAAGTTGAATACGGACAATGAATCCCCTTTGGCAGATGAATATTTAGAGAAATATCTGAGGTCAAAATTTGTGGTGGAAGTAAACGGAAGCACTGCGTCATACTCCTATATTGGTAGGAAATATGATGCAGATGTACTTATTTTTTATGTTGAAGTACCAAATATTGAGTTGTCTACCCTGAAATCTATCCAAATAGAGAACGAAATTCTTACAGACCTTTTTGAGGATCAGCAAAATATTGTGCACTTAAAATTCGGAAATGATAAAAAGAGCTTCGTTTTGGTAAAATCGCGTACTAAAGGAATGTTAAAATTATAA